In Dehalococcoidia bacterium, the genomic window AGGGCAAGCCCTGCCCCTACCCGATGATTATTACAATGGGGAATAATAGGGGAACGATCATCGCTTAATCATATATGCCTCAGTCTCAATGAACTCAATGTAAAGGAGGAAGACATGAGCGTTGGACTTGTCTACCATCCGATATATCTGGAGCACGATACCGGGATGCACTGTGAAACCGCATCCAGATTAGTATCGATAATGTCGCATCTAAATAATGAGGGAACGATGGATAAGCTGGTTCCCCTGAACGCGCAGGCCGCATCCATCGACCAGGTGGCGCGCGTACACTCGCCTTCGTACATCTCAGACATCGAATCTTTTGTGAAACGCGGCGGCGGCTACCTTGACGGCGATACCGTTGCCTCGCCTTCCTCCTATGAGGCTGCTTTGTACGCGGCGGGAGGCCTCATCGCCGCCGTAGATGCTGTGATGTCAGGCGACGTAACTTATTCGTTCGCCTTAGTACGCCCGCCGGGGCACCACGCCGTGCGCAGCGCCGCCATGGGCTTCTGCATCTTCAACAACATCGCCATAGCTGCCAGAGACGCCATCGCCAAACATAAGCTCGAACGAGTGATGATCGTCGACTTCGATGTGCACCACGGCAACGGAACGCAGGATGCGTTCTACAGCGACTCAAGCGTGCTCTACTTCTCCACGCACCAGTATCCTTTCTACCCCGGTAGCGGCGACGTCGACGAGATCGGCAGCGGCGATGGCGAGGGATACACGGTGAACGTACCCATGCCCGGCGGATGCGGCGACGCGGAATACGTCCGCGCCTTCGAGGAAGTTCTCGCCCCTGTGACCAAGCGATTCAAGCCGCAGCTTATACTCGTCTCCGCAGGCTATGACGCGCACTGGGCCGACAGCATAGCCGGTATGCAGGTCTCCGCGCCGGGATACACCAGAATGGCGACTATGCTTAAGAAACTGGCTGATGAGCTTTGTGACAAAAGATTAGTCTTTGCGCTTGAGGGCGGCTACAACCTTGAAGCCCTGGCGACATCGGTGGACGCGACGATAAACGTGCTGCTGGACTCTCCCAAGGCGGGCGACGCTTCGGGCAAGCCGCGCCGGATATGGTCGCCGCCGGATACGGATGAACTCTTCCGCAGGATAAAAGCGACGCACAAACTATAACGAACCTGTTAAAGAAGTGCAGGAGTCCTCCTATAAATCCCCCTTTATAAAAGGGGGACTAAGGGGGATTTGAGATACAGGATATCGATAATCCCGTTTACAAATCACCCCTCCTAACATCAGGGCGCCGGCGGGGGCGGCGGACACGTCCCGGTGCACTCATCACACTCGTGGTCGCAGGGCTCGACATGGATCGTCACATGGGCATTCGGCAGCTTGGACATTATATCTCCCTCCAGGTGATCGCACAGATTGTGAGCCTGCTCTATACTGCCGTCGCTGGCCATGACCAGATGCAGTTCCACATAGCGCTCGCTGCCCGATTTGCGCGTGCGCAGCTTATGGAAACCGACGGCCTCTCCCAGCGGCCCGATATGCTCTTCCACGCACAATGCGACCAGACGCTCTTCATCTTCAGGCAGCTTGGAATCGATAAGAGGTGGAAAGGCCTTTTTGGTTAGATCATAGGCCATCTTCAGTATTAGCAAAGCGACAGCTATAGCGATAATTGGATCGAGGATATTAAGCCCGGTCAGTTCAACCACCAGGAGCCCGAGCGCCACACCCGCAGACGTAAATACATCAACGGTAAGGTGCCGGCCGTCAGCCTCCAGCGCTATGGAATCATCACGATGGGCAACACGGAGAAGGTGTCTGGACACAAAGAGATTGACGACCGCCGACACAGCCATGATCCCGATGCCCAGCCATAGCTTCTCAACCTCGGCTTTATTTATTATCTTGTCGATTGCCTCATAAACGATAAAGCCGGCGGCAATAAAAATAAGTATCGCTTCTATCGTTCCGCTGATATTCTCGATCTTGCCGTGCCCGTAGGGATGCTGACTATCGGCAGGTTTGCTGGCCATGCGTATGCTGAAGAACGCTATCAAGGCCGCTATGAGGTCATTGGCGCTGTGAATAGCCTCGGCTATTATGCTGACGCTGCCGCTGAGGATGCCCGCAGTGAGCTTAAGCACGATCAGCAGAGTATTAGAGAGAACTGACAGCCCCGCCGCGCTGGTTTTTGTACCGAACAATATTTACCCCCAGGCTATTGTGATAAACGGTGTTCCTGCTGGTTCTTAGTAGTAGTCTATCGATTCAGACTGGTACATAAAAACCCGCAGGAAGCTCAGTCCCGCGGGTTTTATCCCACTGCAATGATTGTCAGCCCGGCTCTCTCTTGCATGAAGAGCGCCTGTTCCAAGCAAACGCATTCTATCGTGTGGCCTCCGCCGCTGTCAACCCTCCTGCCCGCAACACGGCGAAATTCGAATAATAAGGCTCCGGAAAGACCTGCCGCGATGTCTCTTATAGAACGATATTTAGCTTCTGGCAAACGCGCGCCGGGGATTCAGCCGCCCCAGGATACGACCCAGCGAGCCTTTTTCCCACTCGATCAGCAATGCGGTAGCTATGGCGATCGAACTGTAAGTGCCGACTATGACGCCAACCGTCAGTATTACCATAAAATCGCGGATGGTATCGCCGCCCAGGGCCAGCAGGGCCACGCAGACAAGCAACACCAGGAAGCTGGTATTTATGTTGCGGCTGAGTGTCTCGGTGATAGCACGATTAAACGTCTCTTCAATAGGAGCGTTTGGATTCTTAAGGAAGTTCTCGCGTATCCTGTCGAAAACAACAATTGTATTGTTTATACTATAGCCTATCACCGTCAGTATGCCCGCGATGAACATCATGTTCACCTCAAGCGGAAAAGCATTGCCCAGAATAGCATATATACCGAGTACCACAATGACATCATGCACCAGCCCCAGCACGGCGCAAAAGCCATAACGGACGGAGTGCATCAGCTTTCTGAATGCCCACGCGATATATATGATCATGGCGATGGATGCTACGATGACGGCGATAGTGGCATTCCTTGCTACAGACTTTGAAAGGCTGGGGGATATGCCGTACGAGCTGGGGATATCAAGCTCACCGAACTTATCTTCCAGTGTTGTGTGTATCAGCTCCAGCTCGCTGACCGTCTTTCCTGTATCCGGATCCTGTACCGATTCCTCCAGTGTGTTCAACCTTATTATGAACTCATTAGCCTCGGTTTTCTGAATGACCGCCTCGCTGTGTCCTAGAGCCGCCATCTCAGCTAGCAGATCAGCTTGCGTTACGTCGTCATTCTCAAAGACCACAGTAAGTGAAGAGCCGCTGGTGAATTCTACGCCCCATGTGAGCCCGAACGGACCGACGGGAAGGATGAAAACTATGCAAAGGAGCAACAACACCCCCGATGCTATAAAAAACCATTTACGTTTGCCCATGAAATCTATCACGTGTCTCTCCTACGGATGGAAAAGTTTAACCTTCTTTGCTAATGGAGTGAATGTCAGAGCCCGCATAAAAGCCCTGGTAACTATAATCGCCGTCAACATGCTGACCAGTATACCGATGCCCAGCGTTAATCCAAAGCCTTTAACCGGAGCGGCTCCCAGGGCATCGCCGAACCAGAACAGGATGATGCATATGATTATCGTGGTGAAGTTGCTGTCGCGGATGGCCGGCCAGGCGCGGCTGAATCCCGTCTCTATAGCCGCCCCCAGCGACTTACCCGCCCTCAGCTCCTCTTTTATCCTCTCGAAAATGAGGACGTTGGCATCCACCGCCATGCCTATAGACAGCACCACCGCGGCTATGCCGGACATGGTTAAAGTTACCGGCATCAGCTTGAATATCGCCAGCACGATGGCTCCATATACCAGCAAAGCCAGGCACGCCATCAAACCTGATATCTTGTAGTAGACAATCATGAATATGAATATCAACGCCAGGCCAATGATGCCGGCCACAAGCCCATCATGCAGCGAATCCGCACCAAGTATAGGATCGATCTTCTGTGTTCTTACCTCGTGCAATGTTATCGGCAAGGCGCCTGTGTTCAATTGTATGGCCAGATTCTCTGCTTCTTCCCATGTCAAACCGTCAATCTGGCCATTGGCTCCAATCTGAGTCTTTACTGTTGCAGCTGATATAAGCTCATTGTCCAAGAAGATACCGAGCGGCTGACCTACAAGACGCCCCGTTATCTGAGAAAAGAGCATGGCACCATCATCGTTCCACTCAAAGGCCACTATTGGTTGGTTTGATGTTTGGTCTACAGTCGCAAGACACTTCGGTAGAAGGTACTTGCCCGCAAGCACATATTCTTCGCCGTCGATCAGCCCTATTGCAGGTGTCCACTGGTTAACTATGCTTTCACCATCCGCATGATCGTAATCAAACCCCGGAGTAACGCTGAACGTCATATCCGCCTGATTCATATCGACTATGGTCTGTGTCTCGGCAGTGCTACCCGAACCTACGCCGAAAACATCCCCCACGCCAAAGCCGCTGGTGCTGGCGACAGCTATTACATTATCACTAGCGTTAACAGACCCGACCAGCGATGTGCTCACACCGGTAACCGGCTCGCGGAAGATAAGCTCTGCGGTTGATCCCACCAGGCTCTTGGCCCCCTCGATATCGGCGAAACCCGGGAGCTGAACCAC contains:
- a CDS encoding histone deacetylase, with the protein product MSVGLVYHPIYLEHDTGMHCETASRLVSIMSHLNNEGTMDKLVPLNAQAASIDQVARVHSPSYISDIESFVKRGGGYLDGDTVASPSSYEAALYAAGGLIAAVDAVMSGDVTYSFALVRPPGHHAVRSAAMGFCIFNNIAIAARDAIAKHKLERVMIVDFDVHHGNGTQDAFYSDSSVLYFSTHQYPFYPGSGDVDEIGSGDGEGYTVNVPMPGGCGDAEYVRAFEEVLAPVTKRFKPQLILVSAGYDAHWADSIAGMQVSAPGYTRMATMLKKLADELCDKRLVFALEGGYNLEALATSVDATINVLLDSPKAGDASGKPRRIWSPPDTDELFRRIKATHKL
- a CDS encoding cation diffusion facilitator family transporter, with translation MFGTKTSAAGLSVLSNTLLIVLKLTAGILSGSVSIIAEAIHSANDLIAALIAFFSIRMASKPADSQHPYGHGKIENISGTIEAILIFIAAGFIVYEAIDKIINKAEVEKLWLGIGIMAVSAVVNLFVSRHLLRVAHRDDSIALEADGRHLTVDVFTSAGVALGLLVVELTGLNILDPIIAIAVALLILKMAYDLTKKAFPPLIDSKLPEDEERLVALCVEEHIGPLGEAVGFHKLRTRKSGSERYVELHLVMASDGSIEQAHNLCDHLEGDIMSKLPNAHVTIHVEPCDHECDECTGTCPPPPPAP
- the secF gene encoding protein translocase subunit SecF; this translates as MIDFMGKRKWFFIASGVLLLLCIVFILPVGPFGLTWGVEFTSGSSLTVVFENDDVTQADLLAEMAALGHSEAVIQKTEANEFIIRLNTLEESVQDPDTGKTVSELELIHTTLEDKFGELDIPSSYGISPSLSKSVARNATIAVIVASIAMIIYIAWAFRKLMHSVRYGFCAVLGLVHDVIVVLGIYAILGNAFPLEVNMMFIAGILTVIGYSINNTIVVFDRIRENFLKNPNAPIEETFNRAITETLSRNINTSFLVLLVCVALLALGGDTIRDFMVILTVGVIVGTYSSIAIATALLIEWEKGSLGRILGRLNPRRAFARS
- the secD gene encoding protein translocase subunit SecD, whose amino-acid sequence is MGRRNIITLAIIVVLFAFSVSVVAVTDIFGRSGMTLGLDLKGGVYLEYQAEFGNESAADNAGRLEETKRIIEKRVNELGVGEPDIYTMNPDRIVVQLPGFADIEGAKSLVGSTAELIFREPVTGVSTSLVGSVNASDNVIAVASTSGFGVGDVFGVGSGSTAETQTIVDMNQADMTFSVTPGFDYDHADGESIVNQWTPAIGLIDGEEYVLAGKYLLPKCLATVDQTSNQPIVAFEWNDDGAMLFSQITGRLVGQPLGIFLDNELISAATVKTQIGANGQIDGLTWEEAENLAIQLNTGALPITLHEVRTQKIDPILGADSLHDGLVAGIIGLALIFIFMIVYYKISGLMACLALLVYGAIVLAIFKLMPVTLTMSGIAAVVLSIGMAVDANVLIFERIKEELRAGKSLGAAIETGFSRAWPAIRDSNFTTIIICIILFWFGDALGAAPVKGFGLTLGIGILVSMLTAIIVTRAFMRALTFTPLAKKVKLFHP